The DNA sequence CATCGTCACCATGTGCGGCCTGGTCATGGCGGGCATGCTCGCCGGCACCGTCGTCGTCGAGACCGCCTTCGGCCTCAGCGGCATCGGCTCCCTGCTCGTCGGCGCCATCAACACCCATGACTTCCCCGTGGCCCAGGCCGTCCTGCTCCTGATGGTCACCGGCTACATCGTCGTCACCACGGCCGTGGACGCCGTCCACCCGCTGCTCGACCCGCGCGTGAAGGAGGTGCGCTCATGACCCTGACCCTGAGCGGTACGAGCGCCGTGAAGGCGGCCGGGGCCCGGCGCCCCATCGGAGTCCTGGTCGCGGGCGCCCTCCTCGGCCTCGTCGTCCTCGCGGCCGCCCTCGCGCCCCTCCTCGCGCCCTACGCGCCGGACGCCATCGACCTGTCCTCCTCCTTGGTGGGCACCGGCCGCGAACACCTGCTGGGCACCGACTCCTCCGGCCAGGACCTGCTCTCCCGCGCCCTGTACGGCGCGCGGACGAGCCTCGTCGCACCGCTGCTGCTGCTCGCCGTCGCCGGGGTGCTCGGCGTCACGCTCGGCGTGCTCGCGGCCTGGTGCGGCGGCTGGGTGGACACGCTCGTCTCCCGCCTCACGGACGTGATGTACGCCTTCCCCGGCCTGCTCTTCACCGTCCTGATCATCGCCGTCTTCGGTACCGGCACGACGACGTCCGTCCTGGCCCTCGGCCTTGCCTTCACGCCCACCATCGCCAAGTACACCCGTTCCCTGGCCCTGGCCGAGGCCCGCAAGCCGTACGTCGACGCGTACCGCGTGCAGGGCATGGGCGGCGCCCGGATCTGCGCCCGCTATCTGATACCGAACCTGGGCCGGTCCGTCCTCGGCTATCTCGTGGTCCTCTTCGGCGAGGCCCTGATGTCCCTGGCGACGCTCTCCTACCTGGGCTTCGGCGCCCAGCCACCATCCTCCGACTGGGGCCTGATGGTGCAGGAGGGGCAGGCGGCGATCGTCCAGGGCGCGATGCTCCCCGCCCTGGTGCCCGGCACCGCGATCGCCCTGGTCGTCGTCTGTTTCAACGTCGTCGGCGTCTGGGCCGCCGACCGCCTGGGGAGGCAGTGATGCTGCTCGACATCGACGACGTGAGCGTGACCGTGCCGGGCGCCGCCCGCCCGCTCCTCGACTCCGTGTCCCTGCGGGTCGCCGAGGGCGAGGTGGTGGCCCTGGTCGGCGAGTCGGGCTCGGGCAAGTCGACGACCGCGCGGACGGCGCTCGGTCTGCTGCCGGACGGGGCGGCGGTCTCCGGTTCCGTGCGCTTCGACGGCACCGAGGTCCTCACCCTGACCGGCGAGCGGCTGCGCGCCCACCGCGCCGGGTCGGTCGCCCTGGTCCACCAGGACCCGCGCGCGGCCCTCAACCCGGTGCGCCGCGTCGGCGACTTCCTCACCGAACGGGGCGCGAGCCGCGCCGAGGCCGTCGAGCTCCTCGCCTCCGTCGGGCTGCCCGACCCCGCGCGCCGCGCGCGCCAGCGCCCGCACGAGCTGTCCGGCGGCATGCTCCAGCGCGTCGTCATCGCGGGCGCCCTCGCCGCCCGGCCCCGGCTGCTCCTGGCCGACGAGGCCACCAGCGCCCTGGACGTCACCACCCAGGCCGACATCCTGGCCCTGCTGCGCACCCTGCGCGCCGAGCACGGACTCGGCCTGCTGTTCATCACCCACGACCTGCATCTGGCGGCGGCGTACAGCGACCGCGTGTACGTGATGTACGCGGGCCGGGTGGTGGAGGAGCGCACCGCGAAGGCCCTGTTCACGACCCCCGCCCACCCCTACACCCGCGGCCTGCTGTCCTGCTCCCCGACCCTGGACGCCCTGGAGGCCCCGCTGCGCCCGATCCCGGGCCGTCCGCCGTCCCTCGCGGACGTGTTCGAGGGCTGCGCGTTCGTGGAGCGGTGCGGGGAGGCGCTGCCGGAGTGCGGGACGTGGGCCCCCGCGCCGCTGCCCCTGCCGGACGGCGGCGCGTCCGCCTGCCTGGCCGCGAGCGGCACTGTCGAGACCGAGGTGAAGCCGTGACGACGACCGCCCTGCTCCGGGCCACCGGACTGAGCAAGACCTACCCCCTGCCCGGGGGCGGCAGCCACCGGGCGGCGGACGACGTGGGCTTCACGGTCCCCGAGGGCGGCTCCCTCGGCATCGTCGGCGAATCGGGCTCGGGCAAGACGACCGTGGCCCGGATGCTCGTGGGCCTCGTCCCGCCGGACCGGGGGGAGATCACCGTGGCGGGCCGCCCGCGCGAGCCCCGCACGCCCCGCACCTCCCGGGCCCGCCTGGCCAGGGCCAGGGAGATCCAGATGGTCTTCCAGGACCCGTACGTCTCCCTCGACCCGAGGCTGACCGCCACGCAGTGCCTCCGTACGGTGCTGCGCCTGCACGGCAAGGACGAGAAGGACGGCGCGGCGGCCCGCGACCTCCTCGACCGCGTCGGTCTCGGCGCGCGCGAGGCGGACGCGCGCCCCCGGGACCTCTCCGGCGGTCAGCGCCAGCGCCTCGCGATCGCGCGGGCCCTGGCGGTGGGCCCCCGGGTCCTGGTCCTGGACGAGGCCGTCGCCGCGCTCGACGTGTCGATCCAGGCGCAGATACTCCAGCTCCTGCGGGAGATCCGGGAGGAGACGGGGGTGGCCCTGGTCTTCGTCAGCCATGACCTGGCGGTGGTGCGGCACGTCACGGACGAGGTCCTGGTGATGCGCCAGGGGGTGGTGGTGGAGCGGGGGCCGACGCCGCTGGTCCTCGCGGCCCCGGAGCATCCCTACACCCGGCTGCTCCTGGCCAGCGTCCCCTCGCAGGGCTGGGACCCCGAGGCCACGGCCTGCGCCCGCGCGACCCTGTAGCCCTCGCCACCGAAACGGCGCTCCGCGCCTCGTCCTCAAACGCCGGACGGGCTGGATGGTTCCCGGTGCGGACCGGATCTTGTCTGCGGCCTGCAGACGAGACGCGGCGCGCGCCGGAGACTTTTAGCCCGTCCGGCGTTTGAGGACGAGGCCGCAGGCCGATCGAGCCGCGCCGCGAGAGGCCCACCCCACCAGAGGGAAGCTCACCGGTTCAAGGCGCCCACGCCAGGAAAAGGCAGGGGCCCCGGTGCCTCGCCGAAGCGAGGGCGCGGGGCCCCTTGGGTACTGCTTCCGTCCGGATCAAGCCGCCCTTATGGGCGACAAGCCACCCCTTAGGCGGGGGTGACGTTCTCCGCCTGCGGGCCCTTCGGGCCCTGCGTGACGTCGAAGGTCACGGCCTGGTTCTCCTCGAGGGAGCGGAAGCCGCTGGCGTTGATCGCAGAGTAGTGAACGAAGACGTCGGGGCCGCCGCCTTCCTGGGCGATGAAACCAAAGCCCTTTTCGGCGTTGAACCACTTCACGGTTCCGGTAGCCATAAGCCCTCCTTGGGCCAAAGGGTTGCCCTGCTCCAGAACCTGCGATTGTTGAAACAACTGCAAAAGTCTGAAAACGACGAGAGCCTGCGGGTTACATGCTCCGCAGGCTCTGTACTGCAAGGGAAACCAAACTGCAACTTGCGGCGAGCTTAGCACGCAGGCACCCGGAAGCAATAGGGGTCAAGATCACGTCACTCAGAGGTTTGACAGCCCCTCGCGCCGGGTTGACGCGGGCCCTGTCGGCAGTCCCACGCGGGCCCCGGCGCTCGGGTCGCCGCGCACGAGGGCTAGCCTCACGGATGTGGACAATTCTCCCGCTGACATCCCGAGCGGGGCGGAAGCCGACCGGCTTCCCAGCTCCCGCCGCACCGCACGGCCGCGCGTCGGCCACATCCAGTTCCTGAACTGCATGCCCCTGTACTGGGGCCTCGCGCGGACCGGCACCCTCCTCGACTTCGAGCTCACCAAGGACACCCCGGAGAAGCTCAGCGAGCAGCTCGTGCGCGGCGACCTCGACGTCGCGCCGGTCACCCTGGTCGAGTTCCTGCGCAACGCGGACGACCTGGTGGCCTTCCCCGACCTGGCCGTGGGCTGCGACGGCCCGGTCATGTCGTGCGTGATCGTCTCGCAGGTGCCGCTCGACCGCCTGGACGGGGCGCGGGTGGCGCTCGGCTCCACCTCGCGCACCTCCGTGCGCTTGGCGCAGCTGCTGCTCGCCGAGCGCCACGGCGTGCGCCCCGACTACTACACCTGCCCGCCCGACCTCGGTCTGATGATGCAGGAGGCCGACGCGGCCGTCCTGATCGGGGACGCGGCGCTGCGCGCGAACCTGATCGACGCCCCCAAGCTCGGCCTGGAGGTGCACGACCTCGGGCAGATGTGGAAGGACTGGACGGGGCTGCCGTTCGTCTTCGCGGTGTGGGCGGCGCGCCGCGACTACCTGGCGCGCGAGCCCGAGGTGGTCCGCGAGGTGCACAAGGCGTTCCTGGCCTCCCGGGACCTGTCCCTCGAAGAGGTCACGAAGGTCGCGGAGCAGGCCTCGCGCTGGGAGTCGTTCGACGCGGGCGTCCTGGAGCGGTACTTCACGACGCTCGACTTCCGCTTCGGCGGCCCGCAGCTGGCGGGCGTCACGGAGTTCGCGCGCCGGGTGGGGCCGACGACGGGCTTCCCCGAGGACGTGCGGGTGGAGCTGCTGCGACCGTAGGCCGCAGCAGCCGTGCCGGGTCCGGGCCTCAGCCGTTGGGGACCGGGCCCTTCATCTTCTTGCTGATCCACTGGATCGGCCCGTCGTCCATGGCGGGGACGTACGAGCGGGCGCTGTGGCTGCCGCCCTGGATGACGTTGAGCCGGGTCTTGACCGGTCCCTTGCCGTACTTCTTCATGAAGGCCCGCAGGTTCGGCTGCCCGGACTCCGCCGTGCCCACCTGGAAGGCGATGTCGACCTCGGGGCCACCGCGTCGGATGAGGCGCTCGGCGAGGCGCCCCGGGTCGTTGGCGAGCCGCTGCGGCTCGTGTCCGCGCCAGAGCGGGGAGTCGGGCACGGTGTCCGGCCCCGAGGCGATGACGGCCTTGAACCTCTCGGGGTGCTTCAGGACGGACTTCAGGCCCACGAAACCACCCGACGACGAACCCATGAAGCCCCATCCGTCACGGGACGTGAAGGTGCGGAAATTCGCCTTGACGAAATCCGGGACGTCGTCGGTCATCCAGGTGCCCATTTTCGGCTGCCCCGGTATGTCGCTGCCGTCGTAATAGAACTTGTCGTCGGGATTGAGCACCGGCATCACCACGATGAACGGCAGGCTCTTTCCCTCCTTCGACCACTTGGCGATGGAGCTCTCCAGCTTCAGGTCGGTGCCCATCCAATAGTTATTGGGGTAGCCGGGTCCGCCGGGCAGCGCGATGAGTACGGGAAAGCCACTGCGGGAGTACTTCGGGTCGAAGTACTGTTTCGGCGCCCAGACCCAGACCTTTCCGGTGAATCCCGACTTCTTTCCGCGCAGTGTCGTGACGCCGATCTTGGTGCCGTCGTCAAGGGTGCTCTCGGTGGTGAAGGAGGCGCGGGGACCGGTGGGGAACCGGGTCCCCGAGGCCTTGCTCCCGTGGCCCGCGGAGGGGGCCGGGGCGGCGGAGCTCGGGCCGTCGAAGCTCATGGGCTCGTCCTCCTTGTCGGACGAGCAGCCGGTGAGGAGGGCCGCGACGAAGACGAGCGCGGCGGCGGCCAGGGGGACGGGGGTGCGGCGGACGTTCATGTGACCTCGACGGACCTGGGGACAAGGGCGGCAATACGGTCAATTCCTTCTGGGTAGAGGGAGAAACCGGGGCGCGGGTTCCCGGGGCCGTAGGCTGATCCGTGGCAGTCGTACGCGTACGGCGCACCAGGGGGAGACCTTCGCGATGCACCCGCTAGAACCGGACGAGCCCGCGGCCATCGGGCCCTACCGACTCCTCGGCCGGCTCGGCTCCGGCGGCATGGGCCGCGTGTACGTGGGCCGCAGCGCGGGCGGCCGCACGGTAGCCGTGAAGGTCGTGCACCCGCACTTCGCCCTCGACGAGGAGTTCCGCGCCCGCTTCCGCCGCGAGGTCGACGCGGCCCGGCGGGTCGGCGGCGAGTGGACGGCCCCGGTCCTGGACGCCGACCCCGAGGCCGCCCAGCCCTGGGTGGCGACCGGATACGCGGCGGGCCCCTCCCTCACGGAGGCCGTGCGGGACGCGGGTCCGCTGCCCGAGCACTCGGTGCGCGTCCTCGGCGCGGGCCTCGCGGAGGCGCTCGCGCACGTCCACGGCCTCGGCCTGGTCCACCGCGACGTGAAGCCCTCCAACGTCCTGCTGACCCTGGACGGACCGCGCCTGATCGACTTCGGCATCGCCCGCGCGACGGACGGCACGGCCTCGCTCACGTCCACCGGCGTCTCCATCGGCTCGCCCGGCTACATGGCGCCCGAGCAGATCCTCGGCAAGGGCGTCACGGGCGCGGCGGACGTCTTCTCCCTCGGCGCGTCACTCGTGTACGCGGCGACGGGGGCGCCTCCCTTCGCCGGTGACACGTCGGCCGCGCTGCTCTACAAGGTCGTCCACGAGGAGCCGGACCTCGGCGCGCTCGACGGCGAGTTGCGGGACCTGGCCGCGGCGTGCCTCGCGAAGGACGCGGCGGCGCGGCCCGCCCCGGCCCGGGTCGCCCACCGCCTCGCCCCCGCGGGGGCCGCCCCGCTGGTGGCCGCGGGCTGGCTGCCGGGGCCGCTGGTGGAGCGGGTGAGCCGCGGTGCGGTGCGGCTGCTCGACCTGGAGGCGCGGGAGGACGGCGCGGGCAGCGCGGTCGCGGCGTCGGGGCCGGTGCCGTTCGCGGGGCCCGCGGTGGGGGTGTTCGGGCCGCCGGACGCGTCGTACGGGGCGGGGGCGGCGGCGATGCCCGAGCAGAACGGTCCCGTCGACGCGCGGCTGTCCCCGGCGTCGTCCCCGGCGTCGTCCGCGCCGCCCACGACCTCGCCCGGCAGGGTCTCCCTCTCCGTCGCGGCGACGTCCGCGCCCGGGACGCCGGACGGCCGGGGGCGGAAGCTGAGCTGCACGGTCGCGCTCGCCGTGGCCGGGGCGCTCGCGGCGGTCATGGTGGGGTCCGCGGTCCTGTTCGACGTGCTGCCCGGTTCCGGTTCGGGCGGCTCCAGCGACGCCGAGCAGCGCCCGCCCGCCGCGAGCGGCGACTCCTCCGAGACCGACAGTCCGCACGCCAAGGGCCTCGTGCCCAAGCGGTACCTGGGCAAGTGGCGCGGCAAGGCCGCCGCGCAGGACGGCCTCGTCGCCCTGGGCACGTTCGACGTGACGATCCGCCAGGCCGCGAAGAAGGGGCAGCGGGTCGGCACGGTGACGCAGACGGACCTCATCGGCGGCACCTGCGTCGACGTGCTCACGCTCAAGTCGGCCACGGAGAAGGAGCTGGTGCTCAAGGGGGTCGGGGCGAAGTCCAACGGCGGCGGGTGCTCGCAGTCCGCCCACACGGTGTGGCTGCGGCCCGTGGGCACGGAGCTCCAGTACACCTCCCGCGACCCGGACGCGGGCGACCCGGAGGCCAGGCTGCGCCGCGTCCGGGGCTAGGGCCCGCCCGGTGGGTCGGCCCGGTGCTACAAGGGCGTCGTCACCGTTGACGGTTCGCCCGTGCCCAGGTGGAGGAGGCCCTTGCCGGGGGCGACGGGGCCGCCGACCATGCTGCGGGAGACGCGGACGCCGATGAGGTCGCCGCTGGAGGAGTCCTGCGGGGAGAGCAGGATGCCCCGCCGGCCCTTCTTCGCATCGACCTGCCAGCCGGAGAAGCCGCTGCACACGTCCTCCTCGTCCCCGGCGAGCACCAGGGCGAGGCCCTCGTCGGTGCCCCGCTGGATGATCCGCTTGAACTGGCTCGCGGCGTCGCAGTCCTCCAGGATCTCGGCGTCGTCGACGAGGACGGCGATCGGCGACTCGGGGGTCGCCGACTCGATGGCCTCCTCGAAGTCGTCCTCGTCGATGTCGTCGCCGGTGAAGACCTTCAGGACGCCCTCGGTGCCGTCGAGCCCGCGCAGCGGGGACTGCCGGGGCGCGGCGACGACGAGACGTACGCCCTGCGCGAGGCAGGAGCGGGCGACGTTCATCAGGACGGTGGAGCGGCCGGACTTGGCGGGGCCCGCGATGACGAAGGCGGGCACGCCCTCGGCCAGGTCGGGCCCGTGGCCCATGAGTTCGTCGCCGCCGACGCCGACCAGGGCCCACAGCTTCGAGCGCGAGGCCTCGGGGTCGCGCAGCTCCCAGGCCTCGTCGAAGGAGATCCGGCTGGGCAGCGTATCGACGCGGAACGGGCGCAGACGGCGCGGCACGTCGGCGTCGCGGACCGTGGCGGCCTCGCCGATGGCGGCGAGCGCGGCGGCCTGGCCCTGCCCGGTGGCGTCCTCGGAGAGCAGCGCGAACTGGGTCTCCGTGCCGCTCTCGTTGCGGAAGGCGCGGCCCGGCGGGATCTCCTCGGGCACCTTGCGGGCGGGGATGCCGAGCATGGAGAAGTCGGAGCGGTCGGCGAGCCGGAGGCCGTACTTGTCCTCGGTGAGGGACGAGATGCGGCCGACCAGGAGCTGGCGGTCGCCGGTGAGGACCATGTGGAGGCCCACGCTCGCGCCCTCGCGCATGATCGCGGTGATCTCGTCGGTGAGGCTGCCGTGGTCGATCTCGCCGAGCGTGGGCAGCCAGCCCTCCCAGCGGTCGAGCAGGATCACGAGGTGCGGCAGGCGTTCGTCGGGCGCGGCACCGGACCGCTGCTCGCCGATGTCGGCGTACCCCTTCTCGGCCAGGAGGTCCTGGCGGCGGGTGAGTTCGCCCTTGAGCCGGTTGACGAGACGGACCACGCGCTCGGTCTGGTTGCGGCTGACGACGGCGCCGCAGTGCGGAAGCCGGGTCAGCGCGTTGAGCGCGCCGTTGCCGCAGTCGATGCCGTACAGATGGACGTCGGCGCACGAGTGCGTGCGCGCGAGGGAGCCCGCGATCGTACGGAGGACCTGGGAGCGGCCGCTGCGCGGGGCGCCGCCGATCATCAGGTGCCCGAAGGTCGCGAAGTCCACGGTGACGGGGCGGCGCGCCTGGTCGGCGGGCAGGTCCTCGACGCCGTACGGAGCGGGCGGCAGCGCCCCGGCGGGGGCGGGCGGGGCCGCGATGGCGTCGAGCAGCAGGGTCTCGTCGAGCGCGGGCAGCCAGGGGCTGTGCTGGGCGGGGATGGCGAGGGCGGTGTCGGCCTCGCGGATCGCGTCGACGAGGACCTTCAGGTCGGTGATCTCCTCGTCCTCGCGGGCCTGGGCCTTGGGCCGGGTGGCCGCGGCCCGGCCGAGGCCCGGCCAGGTCAGCTCGTCGACCCAGGGCGCGAGCGCCCGCGGGTCGGCGGCCCCGGGGCGGCGGCCGCCGACGCGGCCGGACTGGAAGGGCACGAGCGACGCGTGGCCGAGGCGGACGTACGCGCGGCCCGGCGTGCTCTTGGAGATGTGCCCGGCTTCGGGCGCGTCGATGACGTCCGACGACTCACCGCCGTCGGTGACGCGCAGGGCGATGCGCAGGTTGGTGTTGGCGCGGATCTCGGGCGAGACGACACCGCTCGGCCGCTGGGTGGCGAGGAGCAGGTGGATGCCGAGGGAGCGGCCGCGCTGGGCGATGTTGACAAGCCCTGTGACGAAGTCGGGCAGGTCGCGGACCATGGAGGCGAACTCGTCGATGACGATGAGCAGCCGGGGCACCGGCGTGCGCGCGGGGTCGCGGCGCACCAGGTCCTGGTAGTCCTCGATGTCCTTGGCGTCGGCGTCGGCGAGGATGTGCTCGCGCCGCTTCAGCTCGGCGCCGAGCGACTCCAGGGCGCGCTCGACGAGGTGCGCGTCGAGGTCGGTGACCATGCCGACGGTGTGCGGCAGCTTCACACAGTCCTTGAACGCGGAGCCGCCCTTGTAGTCGACGAGGACGAACGTCATGTTCTCGGGCGTGTTGGCCACCGCGAGCGCGGCCACGATGGTCTGGAGCAGCTCCGACTTGCCGGAGCCCGTGGTGCCCGCGATCAACCCGTGCGGCCCGTCCTTGCGCAGGTCGATGCCGAAAGGCCCGTCGTACGACTCGCCGATGACGGCCAGCGTGGACTGGCCGCCCGACCGCCAGCGCGCGGTGATCGCCTCGCGGGACGGCGGCTCCAGCTGGAGCACGTCGAGCAGGCGGCTGGCGGCGGGCAGCGCCGAGTCCTCGGTCTCGCCGCTGATGTCGCGCAGCGGCGACACGGCGCGCGCCAGGCGCAGGCACCACGCGGGCGACACGAAGTCGGGGCGTACGTCGAGCAGGCGCTTGGCGCCGGTCTGCTCCACGCGCAGGCGCAGCTCGTCGGCGGCGCCCGCCCGGTCGGAGCCCTCGTCCGTGGTGTGCCAGGCGTGGAAGGAGGGGAAGCCGCCGCCCGCGGGTGCGGTGGCGGGCCGGGGCGGGATGCCGCCCGCCGCGGGCGCGGCCCCGGCCGCCGGTTCCGCGAGCTCCCGGGCCTTGGGCTCGGCCACGACGAAGGCCTGGCACTCGCCGGGCAGGAACCGCTGCTCGGTGTCCAGGCACAGGGCGTACATGCCCACGCCCGGGCCGTCGCGCAGGATCCGCACCACGCCGGGCAGCGAGCGGAGGCGCCGCGAGCCGTCCCAGACGACGACGATGTCCGGGTCGGTGAACCCGCCGGTCTGGCCCCGGCTCTCCTGCTTGACCTTCTCGCGGGCGTCGAGGACCTGGGTCAGCTCGCCGACGCGGGCGCCGACGGTCTCGGCGTCCGTGCCGATCAGCACGTTGACGTCCTGGCCGCTGGAGGGGCGGGCGTGCGGCAGCCAGCGCACCCAGTCCCAGCCCTCCCAGGCGGAGTTCTCCGTCAGGACGTAGAACTGGACGTCCATCGGGCTGTGCAGGGCGGCGGTCTGGCCGACCGCCCAGCGGCCGAGCGCCGCCGCCGAGTCGCCGGGCCCGGCCAGGCCGATGACGCCGAGCTGCTTCAGCGGAAGGGCCACCGGCGCGTCCTCGATCGTCCAGGTGACCTGCCGCTTGTGCTCGTCCTGTTCGGGGTCGTCGAGGACGACGTCCGACGGCAGTCGCCCGGTGCCGAAGCGCAGCAGCAGATGGTCGGCGTCGGTGCGGCGCCGCTCCCACAGGCGGGTGCGCGGCCCGGTGCCGAGGGCGAGGACGGTCGCCGGGTCGGGGACCGCGTGGCGCCGGTCGAGCCGCTCGGCGACCAGGGCGTCCTGCGCGTCCTTCTCGATGCGCTCCTTGGTCTCCTTGTACTCCTTGACCTGCTTGGCGTGGGACTTGCGGCCGTGCTTCTTGTCCAGGAAGTAGTTGCCGAACAGCATGATCGGGCTGAGGCCGGCGATGATGAGGTAGTACCAGCGGTCGAAGATCATCGCCGCGATCACGGCGCCGACCAGGGGGAAGAGCGCCATCAGCCACGGCAGCGGCCGGGCCTCGAAGTCCCGTGGCGGCGACGGGAGGCGGAACGTGGTCTGCCGCTCCGGCGGGCGCAGCCGGGGCGGCCGGTTGTAGTCGAGGCCCGCACCGTCGTCGGACCACTTGAGGGCCGCGTTCGGCGGCGCGTACCGCACCAGCTCGAACAGCGTGTTCCCGGCGGCGATCTGCGCGCCGAGGGGCCAGGAGTCGCCCTTCACCTCGGTGAACTTCTCGCCGTCGAGGGTGACTTCGGCCTTCTGCTGCTCGTCCCCGTGTACGGCGAGTTGGCAGGTGCCGTCGGTGGCGACGGACAACGTCAGGGCGCGCGCGGCGAGTTCGGGGTCCTCGACGCGGACGTACGCGGCCGGTCCGCTGCCGATGTCGTAGCGGCCGATGCCGAGCCGGTGCACGGCGCCCGCGGCGGGGCCGCCCACCACGCGCAGCTCGACCAGGCCTGTCGGTTCACCGGGCACGCAGCCCGCGGGGTCGTGGAGGCTGACGACGGCGCCCTCGCGCAGGGGCGAGCCGACCACCGTGGCGTTCGGGTCGACGGCGTACCCGTCGACGTACATCACCGGTGCGCCGTCGGGCGTCGGCTGGTGCTGGCCGAGCGGGATGACCTGCGCGCCGCCCCGGCCCGCCGCGCGGGCCAGTTCGGCGGCTATGTCCCTGACGGAGGATTCGGGATCGGCGTCGAGCACGACGTCGGCGGAGCCGCCGCCGATCGGATCGACGACGGTCAGTGTCAGGCGCACGCTCGTCCTCCCACGGCCCCCCGTGGCCGCTTCCGGACCACGGCCCCCAGTGGAAGCGACCATAACCGCTCGCTCCCGGGCAGGGGCAACGTGCGGGCGCGGCAGGCTTTCCACGGGCAACGCCCCGCACTTACCGCACGACTGACCCGCGCACCGGCTCATAGCAGAGCTGTGACTCAACCGGGGTATTGCCTCAATGGCCTCACCCGTAAGCTGCTGGCGCACCAGCGGACGAACGCACCGGCCGTGTGCGGCGGCTCCGCGGTGCCATCAGCGTGATTCGCAC is a window from the Streptomyces spectabilis genome containing:
- a CDS encoding alpha/beta hydrolase, coding for MNVRRTPVPLAAAALVFVAALLTGCSSDKEDEPMSFDGPSSAAPAPSAGHGSKASGTRFPTGPRASFTTESTLDDGTKIGVTTLRGKKSGFTGKVWVWAPKQYFDPKYSRSGFPVLIALPGGPGYPNNYWMGTDLKLESSIAKWSKEGKSLPFIVVMPVLNPDDKFYYDGSDIPGQPKMGTWMTDDVPDFVKANFRTFTSRDGWGFMGSSSGGFVGLKSVLKHPERFKAVIASGPDTVPDSPLWRGHEPQRLANDPGRLAERLIRRGGPEVDIAFQVGTAESGQPNLRAFMKKYGKGPVKTRLNVIQGGSHSARSYVPAMDDGPIQWISKKMKGPVPNG
- a CDS encoding menaquinone biosynthetic enzyme MqnA/MqnD family protein, which encodes MPSGAEADRLPSSRRTARPRVGHIQFLNCMPLYWGLARTGTLLDFELTKDTPEKLSEQLVRGDLDVAPVTLVEFLRNADDLVAFPDLAVGCDGPVMSCVIVSQVPLDRLDGARVALGSTSRTSVRLAQLLLAERHGVRPDYYTCPPDLGLMMQEADAAVLIGDAALRANLIDAPKLGLEVHDLGQMWKDWTGLPFVFAVWAARRDYLAREPEVVREVHKAFLASRDLSLEEVTKVAEQASRWESFDAGVLERYFTTLDFRFGGPQLAGVTEFARRVGPTTGFPEDVRVELLRP
- a CDS encoding ABC transporter ATP-binding protein, whose amino-acid sequence is MTTTALLRATGLSKTYPLPGGGSHRAADDVGFTVPEGGSLGIVGESGSGKTTVARMLVGLVPPDRGEITVAGRPREPRTPRTSRARLARAREIQMVFQDPYVSLDPRLTATQCLRTVLRLHGKDEKDGAAARDLLDRVGLGAREADARPRDLSGGQRQRLAIARALAVGPRVLVLDEAVAALDVSIQAQILQLLREIREETGVALVFVSHDLAVVRHVTDEVLVMRQGVVVERGPTPLVLAAPEHPYTRLLLASVPSQGWDPEATACARATL
- a CDS encoding protein kinase domain-containing protein; its protein translation is MHPLEPDEPAAIGPYRLLGRLGSGGMGRVYVGRSAGGRTVAVKVVHPHFALDEEFRARFRREVDAARRVGGEWTAPVLDADPEAAQPWVATGYAAGPSLTEAVRDAGPLPEHSVRVLGAGLAEALAHVHGLGLVHRDVKPSNVLLTLDGPRLIDFGIARATDGTASLTSTGVSIGSPGYMAPEQILGKGVTGAADVFSLGASLVYAATGAPPFAGDTSAALLYKVVHEEPDLGALDGELRDLAAACLAKDAAARPAPARVAHRLAPAGAAPLVAAGWLPGPLVERVSRGAVRLLDLEAREDGAGSAVAASGPVPFAGPAVGVFGPPDASYGAGAAAMPEQNGPVDARLSPASSPASSAPPTTSPGRVSLSVAATSAPGTPDGRGRKLSCTVALAVAGALAAVMVGSAVLFDVLPGSGSGGSSDAEQRPPAASGDSSETDSPHAKGLVPKRYLGKWRGKAAAQDGLVALGTFDVTIRQAAKKGQRVGTVTQTDLIGGTCVDVLTLKSATEKELVLKGVGAKSNGGGCSQSAHTVWLRPVGTELQYTSRDPDAGDPEARLRRVRG
- a CDS encoding ABC transporter permease — its product is MTLTLSGTSAVKAAGARRPIGVLVAGALLGLVVLAAALAPLLAPYAPDAIDLSSSLVGTGREHLLGTDSSGQDLLSRALYGARTSLVAPLLLLAVAGVLGVTLGVLAAWCGGWVDTLVSRLTDVMYAFPGLLFTVLIIAVFGTGTTTSVLALGLAFTPTIAKYTRSLALAEARKPYVDAYRVQGMGGARICARYLIPNLGRSVLGYLVVLFGEALMSLATLSYLGFGAQPPSSDWGLMVQEGQAAIVQGAMLPALVPGTAIALVVVCFNVVGVWAADRLGRQ
- a CDS encoding cold-shock protein; the encoded protein is MATGTVKWFNAEKGFGFIAQEGGGPDVFVHYSAINASGFRSLEENQAVTFDVTQGPKGPQAENVTPA
- a CDS encoding ABC transporter ATP-binding protein yields the protein MLLDIDDVSVTVPGAARPLLDSVSLRVAEGEVVALVGESGSGKSTTARTALGLLPDGAAVSGSVRFDGTEVLTLTGERLRAHRAGSVALVHQDPRAALNPVRRVGDFLTERGASRAEAVELLASVGLPDPARRARQRPHELSGGMLQRVVIAGALAARPRLLLADEATSALDVTTQADILALLRTLRAEHGLGLLFITHDLHLAAAYSDRVYVMYAGRVVEERTAKALFTTPAHPYTRGLLSCSPTLDALEAPLRPIPGRPPSLADVFEGCAFVERCGEALPECGTWAPAPLPLPDGGASACLAASGTVETEVKP